A segment of the Falco naumanni isolate bFalNau1 chromosome W, bFalNau1.pat, whole genome shotgun sequence genome:
GCAATTGCATTAGGAGAGTGATTAGGGCTCTGCGAGCTGTCACAACACAAATAATAGGAATAAATAACGTTAACCTTTCTGGCTGGAACAGTTTCTCCTTGAGCACTCTGGAGTTGTCTTGgtggaaaagctgaaatatttgcagttttctCCAGTATTTTAGCAGGCTAAAACAGCAGACTAGAAGCTGAGCAGCCTTTgtttaaggaaaacattaatGAGCCATTAAATGAAGTCCTGCTTCCTGCGATCAGATAACCCTGGGAGTCGGAAGCAGCAGATCCAGGTGCACAAGGGGTCCTTGCCATGGGATGCAGGATCCCACTGATGCGAAGGGGAAGGGACCTGATGGGGAGGTTGGGGGATTTCCCACCcaggaaaaggtattttctctATATATTTCCCAGTATATTTGCTCCTCCACAGTTcctcaaacacagaaataacaCAAAGGATTGATGCATTCAGAAATCCCATTTGGGAACCTCCGCTTCCCTGCACCCTCATTCCCAGGGGACCCCAAGGGGGACCATCTGGGCTTGCATCTCCCGACAACAGCACTGGTCACTGCCATGGTTGCAAGTCTGATGCTTTCGGGAGCACAAAATACCCCCCTCTGAGAGCAAAACACCTAACACAAGCAGCAGTGTTCAGGAAATCCGGGCAGAAATCTCTTTCTACATCTCAATCACTCCACTTTGCTTAGATACTCTTTCTCCTAAAGGAGAGCTCTCACATTAGAGTAATGCTGAAATTACTTAAACTCCCCCCCCAACCCAAACACCTGTGTGCTACTCAGAATATttccaaatgcatttaaaaatcaaccaATGTTTTGAGATTTCCACTTTGGTCAGGGtgttaaagaaggaaaagcccTCCAGCCTTCAGCTCTGCGTGGGGTGACCCAAACGAATGGCTTCATTTTCATGAATGATGAAGGGAGAGTGCACCGTTAGGTTAATCCCGATTTTCtttgtgattattttattgTGTTGTGGTCCCCCTACCCCTGTGATTTGTGTTTAGAAGCTGTTGAGCATATAGGGGGATGTAGAAGCCATCGGGTTTAACCATTCCTTAGTAATGGACCACCCTAGACCATCTCGGTGTGGAGCTTTTAACCTCCAAGGTGCTGATTTAATCTGTCTGGAGCAGTGGTCAGGATACCTGAATTCCCACCTGAACCCTCCTACCAACCTCTGCAGTGACTGTGAGTCAGTACCAACATCtctccgtgcctcagtttccccaaagCCAACGGTGCTGCCCTTGCTTGTACAGGACTCTGAGAGCCCTCTGGGAGGGCTCAGCTCTATCCACCCTGTTACAGGGAAGGTCTCAGTGACAGGTCAAGGCAAGCTCTTTCCTCATCAGCAATTAGCACCTGCAGCATTACACTCAggagagggatggggacagcaggAGGGGCTGGCCAGTTGGTCCCTCCAGCCCAGGATGCAGCCACACTCACTAGGCTGAAGccaccctgctcctcccagcagAACCCGCCTGTCTGGAGGTGACAACCCAGTGCTAACCTGGGgatgcagcaccagcaggagctggaTACAAATTCCTGCAGGCAGATATTAGCACCAGGCAGCGGCCTTTCCCCTGCAGATACCAGGGTAAGCCAGCTCATGTCACATATGTCTGCCCAAGGCATGATGGCAGCCAGGAGCTGAAATACCATGCTCTTGCCAGAAAGATTTATTATTATGGTAAAGATTGTACTCATTAGATATTAATTATACCCAGCAAGAGCAGGTCCAGGAATCTATTTGTCTCTGCTCACTGATTAAATTTGTCCAACTTTTCAGAGAAGGGTTTCAAGCTGTAGCATTAGATTTGTGTAGCCCGCTCTGATTTATTACCATCAAGGGGTCTGCTGGAGTGATGAGAGGTGCAAAGGCATTTGGTACAAGGGGTGGATCTGGCCGGCCATGCCTGCCTCGGAGCAGCCCATGTTGGGGCTGGTCTCACCTAGCTTGAGGTACCTAAAAGTTAGTTGCCTTAGCTTAAGCCCCACAGGTTGTCTTCATGGTCAGGGGTGACACCTTCGCTCATCCCCTTTCCTCTTCTACCTCTCTGAGGGTGCTGATCTTCTTCCACTGACCATGGAGGGAGTCAAGGTGCCAGGTTCTTGGGTGGCCAGCATTTGGGGTcatgaatcacagaataatttaggttggaaaagatcctGAAGATCATTGAGTtcaaccgttaacccagcactgccaagcccaccactaaaccatggccctgagcaccacatctacacatcttttaaatacccccaGGGCtagtgactccaccacctccctgggcagcctgtgcctgatgaccctttctgtgaagacatttttcctcattccCAACCTGAACCTTCCCTGGttggccatttcctctcatcctattgcttgttactcagaagagaccaacacccacctcactactAACATATAATAGTTAGGACTGCTCCAGCCACAGAAAGCCCAGACACTGTCATGCCTAAACATGGGCAACTTGGTTGTGGTCTACACTGATGCCAAAATGTGCAAACCCAAACTAATTACATCCCACAGCTAAATGGCCCTCCCAACTCAACGCATCTCCCAGCACATTAGAGACGAAGCCTCCTTGGCTGTTCAACcatctgttttccagctccCTCTGGTCCAACTGTGGTGAATGATGGTGGGGTTGAAAACATCCTGTTACTTCTTTAAGCTTTTGTCCAGCGAGGGGATGGATCTAGTGAGTTGTGGATGTGATCCACAACCCACCAAAATCAGTaggttcattttcttccttcacccTCCCTTCCTCgcttttttcctgaagggaTAGAGATCATACCCTGctttctttgctatttttttggggggaaaaagagacGTGTGGCTTAGGAATCAGCCATGGGTGATGATGTGGCCCCTCcaaccaccccaccccctcctcaCGCACGGCAGAGGTCACCAACGCATACCTGGTAAAGCGAACTTCACAGATATTGCACATATACGGCTTCTCTCCCGTGTGGGTCCTCATGTGCCTGGGCAGCTTGCCGGCTCCCATGATGACTTTGTTACAGATGGGACATTGCTGGGATGCCTTGGGCTTtatcttcctctcctccttcagGGGCCATGGGGGAAAAACTCCTCCAAATTGGGTAGCGCTTAGGAAATTGAGATAAGCGCTATAGTCAGTCTCTGCCTTAATATGCCCtaagggagctgctggggtgtTGGTAAACATGTCCTTGAAGAAGTCATTAGGGAAAGGAGGTGGAGGCAggtcttccttctcctcctcttccttgaTCTTCCTCTTTTTGATCACCAGATCCAAGGGGCTGTCGTCTACTTGTGGCTCCTCGAGCTGGGAGAAGGAGCTAAAATCGCTTTTCCATAGATGGGGGAAGAAGCTAGGGGCGAAAGGAGAGAGAGCTGGCCTCCTTTCTGGGATGCTTGCCTTAGGGTACAAGTTTTCCCTCAGCGAGGACTCGATGGAGAAGTCCCGTATCAAGCCCAAGTGTCCAGAGGAGTTACTGGCTGGGTAGTGATTTGGAAAGTCTTTAGGTGCTTCTGTATATGCTTCTTCAGTAAGATCAGGCTTCGAAGGGCTTTGGTGACAGCTTACTTCTTGGACATCGGTTAGGTTCTCCTGATTGACAAAATTttccacttcctcctcctcatcttcatcttcatctttGTCATCATCTTTGTCCTCtttgtcatcttcctcctctgcctctctgtCGGGCTCCATGATTTCAAGGCATACATTGATAATGCACTGGATCTCCAGCATCTTGGCAGCGCTGAGGATGTGCTTGACATTTGAGGTGGTGATGGTGAGGGTTGAGGTGTAGGCGAACTCCAGGATGGCAGAAAGTGCTTCAGGCTTGACAAAGTCAATCTCGTAAACATAGGGCTGGTCTGTTAAAGTGCCAGTAGTGAAGAGTTTTTTGAAGTACTTGCTGCAGGTAGCAAGGACGGACCGATGGGTCCGGTACTCCTGGTCTTGTACAATGAGGATGACATCGCAGAGGAGACCATCATGCCGCTGCTCATTTAAACCACATAAGACTTCACTGCTGTGGTTCGGGAATGGGATCCCAATAAGATCTTCAATGCCATTGGCCATATTCTCATTTAGCGCCCTAGGACAAAACAGACAGTAGAGCATTAAGAGGACTCCAATAATGCCAAAACGACCCTGCCTCTTCTCGGTTGTCCTCCCCTCCCTTGCCTCACTTGGACCTCTCTAATCACCTCCTGCTTGCACTGCCCCAGTGAATCTCCATGTCACCTTCAACTCTTTCCAGGTCCTCTGTGATTTAACCTCTGCTTCCCTCCACACCTCTTCATCTCCTTCTTTGTCTTCATCCTTCTTGGTTCCCACCCTGTTCCCCTTTTTATAACCACCACAAGCTCCCTCTTGTCTTTCACATCCCTCCCCCAGGAACCTTGTGCAATGACTCCCTCCCCATCACGTTTCTTCCACATCCTCCCAGAGCCAACATCTTTCCAGACACATGCTGGATTTGCCCTGCCAGGAATTATGTGGTGAAAGGGTGATACTGTATTGCTTCACACTGCCAAGTGCCAGCACCTACAGCACTTAAGCAAGAGGAGCCATGGAGTGTCCATCTCATCTACATGATTATTTTGGGGACTGGTACAACTGGAGGTCCCAAACAGAAGGGACTGTTGGTCATGGCTGTGTGCTGCAGTAGGGGAGCAGTCCTTATGGACCAGCAGGTCTCCAGTTCTGCAGCCTTCTGCTACTTCATGCCAATAAGCTATCCCATGTCACCTCAGCATGTGGACAACCTGCATAGGGATGTCTTCCCGAGGGATCTAGGAATGGGGGAGGCAAGCGAGGAGTTGTGCATCACTGTACCTAAACACTCAGAGAAAGACAACCAGGGAGCAAGGGCCTGGCCACAGGCAGATGACTGTCTGCTGCCATCACCCATGAGCTGAGCTTGCTCCATTCCCAATCCTGTTTGGACTTGTTAGCATGGTATCAAGTGCCCTGTGCATCTTGGCAGACACCTTCCCCtgccagagcagctccagcttcAAAGGGAAATTTGGAAGCAAAAAGCCCACACCCAAAaggaaaacctgattttttccccattttttatCTGTAAGATGTTTCCTCTTTCATATGGTTCCAGCAGCCCTTCCACTTGAGAAATCCCAGGAAAGGAGAGTGACTTCCTCCAGCAGGTGATGAATACATTAATCCCATCACACACAGAATACATCAAACAGCCAGAATAACTTTGAATACACTAACCCTTTGGAAACCCCCAGGACACAGAGCATGTGTTCATGCAGTGTCACCTCTACCAGCCCCGGCTCGTGGCCCCGCTGCAGGTAGACACTCAGTTCACAGCTGAGCTGTTAACCTCCAAGAGAGCCCAGGGTACACATTAAGGAACGCTGCAGCCCCACTCCAGCCCCTTTTGCAAGACTAAGACCATCAGGCAGGTTCTCAATCCCACCCTCTGCATCTCTAGCAGGTTCCCAATCCCACCCCATGCCACCTCCGCATCTCTTGTGGGATCCATCACCACCTCCTGGATGTCCTTCTCAGTTTCTGGCTGTGCTGACTCCAAACCTCCTTCCCACCACTTGTGGGGACCTGGTCTACTTCATGGTGAGGGGCTGGCTCCCACCCTACTACCTGCCTCCAGCCCTCAGGGATGGAAAGAGCCTGGTCTGATGGACATTGTCCAGGGAAATCCTTGCTTCACCTTGTCCAGCAAGCCAGTGACCCTtgagggaggctggggagccATAGAGAGGAACAGACTGCAGCAAACATTCCTGTGGGAAGAGGAATGccatctcccttctcctccctccacagGGTCAACCTCCAGCTGAGACCTTGCAGATATCTCCCCCACACTTAATCAGCACTGCCAAACACTTGCTGTGTGGGAGGTGGTGAGCAGGGGCCTTTGGGAAGACGATGCAACCACAATGGAGCACACTCCGGGGAAAGGTTACAGACCACCAGCCTGGTGGGAGCAACACTGGACAGGGGACAAGCTAGTCCTGAGCTAGTGAAGCTTCGTGGGGGGCTGGAGGGTAGCCCACACCATGGAGAGCCCTCTCCAACCACTCCCCCGTGCCCAGAGATGGGGAGAGGAACTAGGAATTACACCCCTCCCAGCCCCGCTCAGCTCCAGCCACCACAGTTTTCAGCCGAGGGACGATGCTCCAGCCCCACATCCAGCGGTGTGCCCATTAGCTCCACGCTAATTATGTCTGTTGTCTGAAACAAATTGATTCATTACAGTGTGCTGTGCTTGAACATGTTAACTAGCTACACTCTACCAGCCTGACTGACTCCGTATCAAATCTTCCTTGAAAATTACCGATAAATGAAAGTAAACCCAATGTGTGCTCCAAGTGGAGTGAAAGATAATAAATAACCCCTgagacaggaaggaaaagacaatTTCCTTTTTAGGGCTTTGTATCCTTAATAATAAGCGTGAGCAATTAAATTTCTATTGCTGTATTTATCGTctactcatttatttttgtttggaaggAGCATCAGTGTTAAAGGAGCTCCTTGCTTGAAAGAATGTGTCTTCCTATGAATCTATTTTGATCTTTTATTGCCAGATCTCCCTAAGTGCAAAAgatcagaaaagcagaatattaaGACTATGCTGACAATTGTTTTTATAGAGGTTTTTGCTGGACGCTAAACTCCATCCTCCCTAATTCATGGATTATTCACTCAGCAgcaacaaagcaagaaaaaatggaattagGAGATCAGAGGGTATGTGATAATAAACTGAATTGATGTACAGCTCCTGTTGGTGGAAATGgaatccttttcctttcttttcccctcctggtCCTCTTGAGAGGTGGTTCTGTTAACTGAAGCACTTAGGCAAGCCGATAACTTTACAGGATGCTGTCAAAATTGAAAGTGATTCATGTCATTTAaatgggggtgaggggaggaagagaaacagctCATTCATTTgcatacatttgcattttttaaactcGAAGAGTGGTTTGACAGCTCCAGAGCTCAGTGAGCCTGAGAAATGACCTTATGGTTCCCATGCCCCCAGGGAGGTCGATGGCCAGAGGCTGGAAGTGTGCTAAGGCTGaagttttccttcctccccctccctcctctccctcctcctgcactccccccttcccctccccaggccaAGGGTGGGGTTCGCAAGAAAAACAGGTCTAAAAATAGCATCTGATGGTGACAAATGTCACCagtacatgcacacacacatgcaaatgcTGAGCAACCTACATGgagttaaacagaaaaatcccattttataatagaaaattacagcattgttaaaataaaccggggggggggggggggggggggggggggggggaagggtgAAGGGCacctaaaataaatgtattttgcagaTGACGTCTTGAAACATTGCATTTATGGGGATGCCTAAAAC
Coding sequences within it:
- the LOC121080592 gene encoding zinc finger and BTB domain-containing protein 7C-like — its product is MANGIEDLIGIPFPNHSSEVLCGLNEQRHDGLLCDVILIVQDQEYRTHRSVLATCSKYFKKLFTTGTLTDQPYVYEIDFVKPEALSAILEFAYTSTLTITTSNVKHILSAAKMLEIQCIINVCLEIMEPDREAEEEDDKEDKDDDKDEDEDEEEEVENFVNQENLTDVQEVSCHQSPSKPDLTEEAYTEAPKDFPNHYPASNSSGHLGLIRDFSIESSLRENLYPKASIPERRPALSPFAPSFFPHLWKSDFSSFSQLEEPQVDDSPLDLVIKKRKIKEEEEKEDLPPPPFPNDFFKDMFTNTPAAPLGHIKAETDYSAYLNFLSATQFGGVFPPWPLKEERKIKPKASQQCPICNKVIMGAGKLPRHMRTHTGEKPYMCNICEVRFTRQDKLKIHMRKHTGERPYLCIHCNAKFVHNYDLKNHMRIHTGIRPYQCEFCYKSFTRSDHLHRHIKRQSCQIAWPRRGHKPATWRAAGLLFAPGGPPVEKSFMMPPTLEEMSGHLGGAAMCLPGPSPKHFLSEAKTPFSLQELESQFEETQMELFRRAQLDMERNVGIFTFALGHNKNLAAQPFFPLPDPWSTGFSGLARLSHVAPISEISN